A stretch of the Drosophila sulfurigaster albostrigata strain 15112-1811.04 chromosome 2L, ASM2355843v2, whole genome shotgun sequence genome encodes the following:
- the LOC133850921 gene encoding chondroitin sulfate proteoglycan 4 isoform X1, with translation MSRLCGFGYGFLLLAMLQLLQTATSMKVSLFGDGYVSMPLQEAKMSTNIRVKFRTKQEDAFLFLAAGRTDYCLLRLENGLISFSYKIERDVVQLRSPKKQKLNDLEWHDVAVQRFENNVTLQVDGHIMRKQLPDDLAALNVHFGTFLGGVGDFTAAFLDDVIGFRGCISDVFYNNINIIKRAKDRTGHTISTGVTWTCSNEFDGGAQDSISFLSNDSFALMLKESHAEGEILSFQFRTMTETGTLFFNGGYDFMLLEIEDQKLKLTFNKEGSLVQFWTNESISDGKWHRVQLRYNALMAQLLLDDVHLPYHGQHANDTKTSISLEKSVFFGGVQEEMRRRLINKGLRINELSFKGCIRNILVNNLPLGFGEMTISRHLALGCVWKYPCVEYSPCLKSGICSQHGVDEFICYCDQSYCIKADFQGPFKIFTETSPELELLYVSPLQLLEGGTAFLSPHIIDVLLDSRRYPSLNEHSIAFNVVQQPKYGQLLQYSAEKSNFVPCRSFNLIDLATDKLKYVHNGQENFNDHATLDLQIFGDAHKIPENILGKHRFLLHANITAVNDPPQLQLHSHKILRVIEGIERILDVDLFNIADPDSDPSDLIYTIMPSTVSQEAFGRFLVGGIHTQTFSQGDVNDGKVSYLYNSTTTESFSYQLLLHVSDGIETSDTVYLPVSVHPLELRVVNNTGLIMIHKNSLLLTPANLSIGTNAVDEHIDIRYDIVKPPQHGIVQRLRQIDGTWVNVEWFTDSQLLLGHIRYLHNSDFPWQDEFKFIASFGFVTTQTFDFRITFTRLRIASTSPSVIAINGTREFLLTNKLLNYETVPIGSFPRNVIYKITKPTKYGGIYVEGSRKAAKQMDSFTQQDIDKRRIYYKTHHNCYSSFTDHLEFVVSVAECDDVQGKLQIIFNPQEELIHKLHFQKYEVLKVQEGERALITKNHFEIRFNIYESLQFHVAVPPAHGLVCKYDEQTGLTTPVELFTLEQLFRNDIYYCHDDTESTLDGFELLILSGDETNLQFVSNIEVHIKLVNDNEPYRSAVERVFHVVRNGIRTLNPTVLQYLDADVNTNHTDIHYTHVSSTIGAFYKSGHFIDTFSQDDIANRRILFQHSGPDVGTASFIVTDREHEVNGQLEIRASDPFVSMLPANASIVQEGKFVILKNKDFVLETNLDMKLDEIYYEVIKPPSYGILMYLSGQPGAQERDNNSIMHKATNFTSLGNFTHLDIERERLVYWNTEIASMDKVRYRVHIKNITAEGEVIFRIYPSAYWEPLQVKQNHTLYVEESTSVLIARDILEVVHPNISPGDITFLVTSSPMHGYLEMQSMSFDDEYNCKVFDQSSVNTEKMFYIQAGVNQSSDYFVFDVTNGITWLRQLMLKIVIIPEKLYMHTNTISVVEGKMVQLTASDIQPYSEYYRGKILEYIVTVTPSSGHILAGSSKVKRFTQKQLEQGSIQYVHNDSENSTDTLTMVAMARNKESVPFELEIAVVPVNDEEPMMVTNTGLQVWNGGRYIIKNTDLLAQDYDTPPENLTYIVHYIYGGYLAEKSSVLHKIDHFTQAEINTEKILFIHNANSKRNELSFLVTDGLFNTSSQLLNIEIKPIEILAEHNENLHVFPLTKKQILRDHLHFKCSDEEREIRYNITVPPNLGRIVNEYLGNGYAKEISEFTQNDVDNGHIFYEHTAVIMEFRINDSFFFDVVAERSDRLLDQKFNIEISVSSGGLLRFLPVSKLNVDEGGSVPIKLDFSKILEYLKTRAGINNPELFIEAVQKPTHGSIGLGHEFKTMQRYHPSDFFTKKVYYIHDHTDTLEDTILMGVYLTQGNIFLCNLTIPVSINPINDQPFQLKTHLPQMTVVEGENRTITRDALLTEDKDTPPEEIIYDVMSGPTLGVLKKLNSNGQPEDLLVFSNQFTQADINNDRIIYVHFGQPQSTTFCFTVTDGQFNPAYEIFTIKVAPISLLPASTQTPVMLQQGTDRSAMRLEHIGVDTNVKLDRLAYNISNSPLYGILLYKNQPTLRFNQQMLETAQITYMLTEPLRSNDTFQISAYVPGTNYVAQVDVLVVVEPVIKINDIAMREVESTSTAAGSKMKLSSSLVNDNPLSLKLNKFNPKFVITRMPATGQLRKIIRSSSNTLAGAAGGDAQNDRSTNIFSYKELRSGVVYFVPHESVDETPAESDSFDYQLIIKTVQPAQGTVHIEYRSQVQETETVHLGNAQISINYLAVGCALFILLICLLIVLLLLKMRGLRKRKADISKDQPPALPCPPDLTSVSPQHMHHHHHHNYASSEADSVPATGNSTPLPGFSNIPHCKIIPVESYKHEYPDYDPDEDETDDQCDPQQMMLPQRYNPYHVDHDAWSSSCDMANDFAGYASVPQSISISGSVSSPPSAPPTNPLLRRNQYWV, from the exons TTTCGCTGTTTGGCGATGGCTACGTGTCGATGCCGCTGCAGGAGGCCAAAATGTCAACGAACATACGCGTCAAGTTTCGCACAAAGCAGGAGGATGCATTCCTCTTTCTGGCCGCCGGTCGCACCGATTACTGCCTGCTGCGTCTCGAGAATGGCCTCATCAGTTTCAGCTATAAAATTGAACGGGATGTGGTCCAG ctgcgtTCGCCCAAGAAGCAAAAGCTTAACGACTTGGAGTGGCACGATGTGGCCGTGCAACGTTTCGAGAATAATGTTACCCTGCAGGTGGATGGTCACATAATGCGCAAACAGCTGCCCGACGATCTGGCCGCCCTCAATGTACATTTCGGCACCTTCCTTGGCGGCGTTGGTGATTTTACGGCCGCATTCCTTGACGATGTCATTGGCTTTCGAGGCTGCATCTCCGAT GTCttttacaacaacatcaacatcattaAGCGTGCCAAAGATCGCACAGGGCACACGATCAGCACTGGCGTCACCTGGACTTGCAGCAATGAGTTCGATGGCGGAGCTCAGGACAGCATCAGTTTCCTGAGCAACGATTCCTTTGCTCTCATGCTCAAGGAGTCGCACGCCGAGGGCGAAAT CCTCTCGTTTCAATTTCGCACCATGACTGAGACGGGTACGCTCTTCTTCAATGGTGGCTACGATTTTATGCTGCTGGAAATTGAGGATCAGAAGCTAAAGCTGACCTTCAACAAGGAGGGCAGCCTGGTGCAGTTCTGGACAAACGAGTCCATCTCCGATGGCAAATGGCATCGTGTGCAGTTGCGTTACAATGCGCTGATGGCTCAACTGTTACTGGACGATGTTCACTTGCCATATCATGGTCAGCATGCCAATGACACCAAGACGAGCATCAGTTTGGAGAAGAGCGTCTTCTTTGGTGGCGTGCAGGAGGAAATGCGTCGCCGTCTCATCAACAAGGGACTGCGCATCAATGAGCTCAGCTTCAAAGGCTGCATTCGCAACATTCTGGTAAATAATCTGCCGCTGGGCTTTGGTGAGATGACCATCTCGCGCCACTTGGCGCTGGGCTGTGTGTGGAAGTATCCGTGTGTGGAGTATAGTCCGTGCTTGAAGAGCGGAATATGCAGTCAACATGGCGTGGATGAGTTCATTTGCTACTGCGATCAGAGCTACTGCATCAAAGCTGACTTTCAGGGGCCTTTCAAG ATCTTTACGGAAACGAGTCCCGAGCTGGAGCTGCTCTATGTTTCGCCTCTGCAGCTGCTAGAAGGCGGCACCGCTTTTCTCTCGCCGCACATCATTGACGTGCTCCTCGACTCGCGTCGCTATCCCAGTCTCAATGAGCACTCCATAGCGTTTAATGTGGTGCAACAGCCCAAATATGGACAGCTGCTGCAGTACTCCGCTGAGAAGTCCAACTTTGTGCCCTGTCGCTCCTTCAACCTGATTGATCTGGCCACAGATAAGTTAAAGTATGTGCACAATGGGCAGGAGAACTTTAATGATCATGCCACGCTGGACCTACAGATCTTTGGCGATGCCCACAAGATACCCGAAAACATTCTCGGCAAGCATCGTTTCCTGCTCCATGCGAATATCACAGCTGTTAACGATCCGccgcaactgcagctgcattcCCACAAGATACTACGTGTCATTGAGGGCATCGAGCGTATACTTGATGTGGATCTGTTTAACATTGCGGATCCCGACAGCGATCCCAGTGACTTGATCTACACCATAATGCCATCAACGGTGTCCCAAGAGGCCTTTGGTCGCTTTCTAGTGGGCGGTATTCATACGCAAACCTTCTCGCAGGGCGATGTCAATGATGGCAAAGTCTCGTATTTGTATAACTCAACGACAACCGAATCCTTTAGCTATCAGCTGCTGCTACACGTCTCCGATGGCATTGAGACCAGCGACACCGTCTACTTGCCTGTATCGGTGCATCCGCTAGAGCTGCGAGTGGTGAACAACACGGGTCTCATCATGATCCACAAGAATTCGCTGCTCTTGACGCCTGCCAATCTCTCCATTGGCACAAATGCTGTGGACGAGCACATCGACATACGCTACGACATTGTGAAGCCACCGCAACACGGCATTGTGCAGCGTCTGCGACAAATCGATGGCACCTGGGTGAACGTGGAATGGTTCACCGATAGCCAACTGCTGCTGGGCCACATTCGGTATCTGCACAACAGCGATTTCCCTTGGCAAGACGAATTCAAG TTTATTGCCTCTTTTGGCTTTGTGACGACCCAAACATTTGATTTTCGCATCACATTCACCCGGCTGCGCATTGCGAGCACTTCACCCAGTGTGATAGCCATCAATGGAACTCGTGAATTTCTGCTGACCAACAAACTCCTCAACTACGAGACGGTGCCCATTGGCAGCTTTCCACGCAATGTGATCTACAAGATCACGAAGCCAACCAAATATGGCGGCATCTATGTGGAGGGATCACGCAAGGCGGCCAAACAAATGGATTCCTTTACCCAACAGGACATCGATAAGCGACGCATTTACTACAAGACACATCACAACTGTTACTCGAGTTTCACGGATCATCTGGAGTTTGTGGTCTCGGTGGCCGAATGTGATGATGTGCAGGGCAAGCTGCAGATCATTTTCAATCCACAAGAAGAGCTCATCCACAAGCTGCACTTTCAGAAGTACGAAGTGCTCAAAGTGCAAGAAGGAGAACGCGCTTTGATTACCAAGAATCACTTTGAGATACGCTTCAACATCTACGAGAGTCTGCAGTTCCATGTTGCAGTGCCGCCAGCTCATGGTCTGGTCTGCAAATACGATGAACAAACGGGTCTGACCACGCCAGTGGAGCTGTTTACGCTAGAGCAACTGTTTCGCAATGACATCTATTACTGTCACGATGATACGGAGTCCACTCTCGATGGCTTCGAGCTGCTGATACTCTCGGGCGATGAGACTAATCTGCAGTTTGTGTCGAACATCGAAGTGCACATCAAGCTGGTCAACGACAATGAACCTTATCGCAGTGCGGTAGAGCGTGTCTTCCATGTGGTGCGCAATGGCATACGCACACTTAATCCCACCGTGTTGCAGTATCTGGATGCGGATGTGAACACCAATCACACGGATATCCATTATACCCATGTCTCGAGCACCATTGGCGCCTTCTACAAGTCGGGTCACTTTATCGACACCTTCAGTCAGGATGACATTGCCAATCGTCGCATTCTGTTCCAGCACAGTGGACCCGATGTGGGCACCGCTTCCTTCATTGTTACGGATCGCGAGCACGAGGTGAATGGTCAGCTTGAGATTCGTGCGTCGGATCCGTTTGTTTCCATGCTACCCGCGAATGCCTCGATTGTTCAGGAGGGCAAGTTTGTCATACTCAAGAACAAGGATTTTGTGCTGGAAACCAATTTGGACATGAAGCTCGATGAGATCTACTACGAGGTCATTAAACCGCCTTCGTATGGCATTCTCATGTATCTCAGCGGACAACCAGGAGCTCAGGAGCGGGATAACAACAGCATCATGCACAAGGCCACCAATTTTACGTCGTTGGGCAACTTTACGCACTTGGACATTGAGCGCGAACGTTTGGTCTATTGGAACACGGAGATTGCCTCGATGGATAAAGTGAG ATATCGCGTGCACATCAAGAACATTACAGCTGAGGGCGAGGTAATCTTTCGCATTTATCCCTCAGCTTATTGGGAACCCTTGCAGGTCAAGCAGAATCACACACTATACGTGGAGGAGTCCACGAGTGTGCTCATCGCCAGGGACATATTAGAG GTTGTGCACCCCAACATCTCGCCGGGCGACATCACCTTCTTGGTCACCTCCTCGCCCATGCACGGCTATCTGGAGATGCAGTCCATGTCGTTTGACGACGAGTATAACTGCAAGGTCTTCGATCAGTCTTCCGTCAACACCGAGAAGATGTTCTACATACAAGCGGGTGTTAATCAATCCTCTGACTACTTTGTCTTCGATGTGACCAATGGCATCACATGGCTGCGACAACTGATGCTCAAGATCGTCATAATTCCCGAGAAGCTTTACATGCACACAAACACCATTTCGGTGGTGGAGGGCAAGATGGTGCAACTAACTGCCAGCGATATACAACCCTATTCGGAGTACTATCGTGGCAAGATCTTGGAGTACATTGTAACCGTCACACCCAGTTCGGGTCACATACTCGCCGGCAGTTCGAAGGTCAAGCGatttacacaaaaacaactcGAGCAAGGCAGCATTCAATATGTGCACAATGACAGCGAGAATTCAACAGATACTCTAACCATGGTGGCCATGGCCAGGAACAAGGAGAGTGTGCCCTTTGAGCTGGAGATTGCCGTTGTGCCGGTCAACGATGAGGAGCCCATGATGGTGACCAACACGGGTCTGCAAGTGTGGAACGGCGGTCGTTATATCATCAAGAACACAGATCTAC TCGCCCAAGATTACGATACGCCACCGGAAAATCTCACCTACATTGTGCACTATATCTATGGCGGATACTTGGCTGAAAAGTCCTCGGTTCTGCACAAAATCGATCACTTCACTCAAGCCGAGATCAACACGGAGAAAATACTCTTCATACACAATGCGAATTCGAAAAGAAACGAACTTTCTTTTTTGGTCACTGATGGACTCTTCAATACCAGCAGTCAGCTGCTTAACATCGAGATTAAACCCATCGAGATTCTAGCTGAGCACAATGAGAACTTACACGTCTTCCCATTGACCAAAAAACAGATACTCCGCGATCATCTGCACTTCAAGTGCTCGGATGAGGAGCGTGAGATACGCTACAACATCACAGTTCCACCGAACTTGGGACGCATTGTCAACGAGTATCTGGGCAATGGTTATGCCAAAGAGATCAGCGAATTCACGCAGAACGATGTGGACAATGGACACATCTTCTATGAGCACACCGCTGTCATCATGGAATTTCGTATTAACGATTCCTTTTTCTTCGATGTGGTCGCTGAGCGCAGCGATCGCTTGTTGGATCAAAAGTTCAATATTGAAATCTCTGTATCATCGGGAGGATTACTGCGATTTTTGCCAGtttctaaattaaatgtgGATGAGGGCGGCTCAGTGCCAATTAAGCTAGACTTTTCCAAGATCTTGGAGTACTTGAAAACCCGAGCGGGCATCAACAACCCCGAGCTGTTCATTGAGGCGGTGCAGAAGCCCACGCATGGAAGCATTGGATTGGGACACGAGTTCAAGACAATGCAGCGATATCATCCTAGCGATTTCTTTACTAAGAAAGTTTACTACATTCACGATCACACGGACACACTAGAGGACACCATTCTCATGGGCGTCTATCTAACACAGGG CAACATATTCCTCTGCAACCTGACAATCCCCGTCTCTATAAATCCCATCAATGATCAACCCTTTCAATTGAAAACGCACTTACCCCAAATGACTGTCGTTGAAGGCGAGAATCGCACCATCACTCGGGACGCACTGCTCACAGAGGACAAGGACACGCCGCCCGAGGAGATCATCTACGATGTGATGAGTGGTCCCACACTCGGTGTGCTCAAGAAACTCAACAGCAATGGCCAGCCGGAGGATTTGTTGGTCTTCTCCAATCAATTTACGCAAGCGGACATTAACAATGATCGCATAATTTATGTCCACTTTGGCCAGCCACAATCGACAACGTTTTGTTTCACCGTAACCGATGGACAATTCAATCCGGCCTATGAGATCTTCACCATCAAAGTGGCGCCCATCAGTCTGCTACCAGCCAGCACACAGACGCCAGTGATGCTGCAACAGGGCACAGACAGATCTGCTATGAGGTTGGAGCACATTGGAGTCGACACAAACGTGAAGCTGGATCGATTGGCTTACAATATTTCCAATTCACCTCTTTATGGCATACTCTTGTACAAGAATCAGCCCACATTGCGATTCAATCAACAGATGTTGGAGACCGCACAGATTACGTATATGTTGACGGAACCGCTACGATCCAATGATACGTTTCAGATTAGCGCCTATGTGCCAGGCACCAATTATGTGGCCCAAGTGGATGTGCTTGTTGTGGTGGAGCCGGTGATAAAGATCAATGACATTGCCATGCGTGAGGTGGAGTCCACTTCGACTGCAGCGGGTAGCAAGATGAAGCTAAGCAGCTCGCTGGTCAATGACAATCCGCTCTCGCTGAAGCTGAACAAATTCAATCCTAAATTTGTTATCACTCGCATGCCAGCGACGGGACAGCTGCGCAAGATAatacgcagcagcagcaacacattGGCAGGTGCTGCTGGCGGTGATGCTCAGAATGACCGCTCCACCAACATCTTCTCGTACAAGGAGCTGCGCAGTGGCGTCGTCTACTTTGTGCCGCATGAGTCCGTGGATGAGACGCCAGCGGAAAGCGACAGTTTTGATTATCAACTCATCATCAAGACGGTGCAGCCAGCACAGGGCACTGTGCACATTGAGTATCGTTCGCAGGTGCAGGAAACGGAGACGGTGCATCTGGGCAATGCTCAGATATCCATCAATTATCTGGCCGTTGGTTGTGCACTCTTCATTCTGCTTATTTGTCTGCTgattgtgctgctgctgctcaaaaTGCGAGGCCTACGCAAGCGCAAAGCAGACATCTCCAAGGATCAGCCACCTGCCTTGCCCTGTCCGCCCGACTTGACGTCGGTCAGTCCACAGCAtatgcatcatcatcatcaccataaCTATGCCAGCTCCGAGGCGGATTCAGTGCCTGCGACGGGCAACTCGACACCGCTGCCGGGTTTCAGTAATATACCGCACTGCAAGATTATCCCCGTGGAATCATATAAACACGAATATCCCGACTACGATCCTGATGAGGATGAGACGGACGATCAGTGTGATCCGCAGCAAATGATGTTGCCGCAACGCTATAATCCCTATCACGTGGATCACGATGCCTGGAGCTCATCCTGTGACATGGCCAACGACTTTGCTGGCTATGCTTCGGTGCCCCAGAGCATCTCCATTTCCGGTTCCGTGAGTTCGCCGCCTTCGGCGCCGCCCACGAATCCGTTGTTGCGTCGAAATCAGTATTGGGTCTGA